The following coding sequences are from one Diospyros lotus cultivar Yz01 chromosome 7, ASM1463336v1, whole genome shotgun sequence window:
- the LOC127806682 gene encoding NADH-cytochrome b5 reductase-like protein gives MATFFKRLVKAAPIALAHAPGSRSKSSFNSFRVPFGAVAAISGGISSLYYFSSPDLVYLDKTSEETSPKVALDPDKWLEFKLQDRAQVSPNSHLFRFSFDPTARFGLHIASCIITRAPLGQDAEGKMQYVIRPYTPISDPDSKGYFDLIIKVYPEGKMTQHLAKLKPGDVLEVKGPIEKLKYTPNMKKHIGMIAGGTGIAPMLQIIEAVLKNSEDNTQLSLLYANISPDDILLKQKLDMLEASHPNLKIFYTVDSPSKDWKGGSGYISKDMIVKGLPGPSDDTLILVCGPPGMMNHISGDKAKDRSQGELSGLLKEAGYTEQMVYKF, from the exons ATGGCGACGTTCTTCAAAAGACTAGTAAAAGCTGCACCGATCGCACTAGCTCACGCGCCTGGGAGCCGATCCAAGTCGAGTTTCAACAGCTTTCGAGTACCATTTGGAGCTGTTGCTGCCATTTCCGGTGGAATCTCCTCCTTATACTATTTCTCCTCGCCGGATTTG GTTTATCTAGATAAAACCAGTGAAGAAACAAGCCCAAAAGTTG CGCTTGATCCAGATAAGTGGCTTGAATTTAAGCTGCAAGACAGAGCACAAGTCAGCCCTAATTCTCACTTATTCAG GTTTTCATTTGATCCAACTGCCAGGTTTGGTCTTCATATAGCATCATGTATCATTACAAG GGCACCATTAGGGCAAGATGCTGAAGGAAAAATGCAATATGTCATACGCCC GTACACTCCTATATCTGATCCTGATTCTAAAGGATACTTTGATTTAATAATTAAG GTGTACCCAGAAGGGAAAATGACACAGCATCTTGCAAAATTAAAACCGGGAGATGTATTAGAAGTGAAAGG GCCCATTGAGAAGCTCAAATATACTCCCAATATGAAGAAACACATCGGCATG ATTGCAGGCGGTACTGGCATTGCTCCAATGCTTCAGATAATTGAGGCTGTTCTGAAAAATTCTGAGGACAACACACAG CTCTCTTTGCTTTATGCAAATATTTCTCCAGATGACATATTGCTCAAACAGAAGCTTGACATGCTTGAAGCTAGCCACCCAAATTTAAAG ATATTCTACACAGTTGATAGCCCATCAAAAGATTGGAAAGGAGGTTCAGGTTACATATCGAAGGATATGATTGTGAAAGGTTTACCTGGTCCTAGTGATGATACTCTTATCCTC GTATGCGGTCCCCCTGGAATGATGAATCATATTTCCGGTGATAAGGCTAAAGATCGCTCACAAGGCGAG CTCTCTGGCCTACTCAAGGAAGCTGGATACACAGAACAAATGGTCtacaaattttga
- the LOC127806833 gene encoding nudix hydrolase 19, chloroplastic, whose amino-acid sequence MPIFSLLSSSSLSLLSLSRPHRLLSSHLLFSAMSINMASHAFAGNPIRSKTPNPTSPFSPKSAFQTLQTLLLGNTNTHEPSRPDFKVLPFRKGRPLAGSTCSDGVSGPNWHLGWLSLGDCKAFLGNSGVEFGAESLVYLGSMEMEEEGVAYWAVDVSEADSLVNDLGSRQLCFVELRTLMVATDWSDARAMGELAVAGHARALLEWHNISRFCGHCGEKTVPMEAGRRKECSNQLCKKRIYPRVDPVVIMLVIDRENDRALLSRQSRFVPRMWSCLAGFIEPGESLEEAVRRETWEETGIEVGEVVYHSSQPWPVGPNSMPCQLMVGFFAYAKSLEINVDKEELEDAKWHSREDVKKALTFAEYKKAQRTSADKIDQMCKGVGKGQNLAADFNVESGELAPMFIPGPFAIAHHLISSWVYQGELDGVEAQVRQPNGSLSNL is encoded by the exons ATGCCCATATTCTCCCTCCTCTCCTCCTCTtccctctctctcctttctctctctagacCCCACAGATTACTCAGCTCCCATCTTCTCTTCTCCGCCATGTCCATAAACATGGCCTCCCATGCCTTTGCAGGCAACCCCATAAGATCCAAAACCCCAAATCCAACCAGCCCATTTTCACCAAAGTCCGCCTTTCAAACCCTCCAGACCCTCCTCCTCGGAAACACAAATACCCATGAGCCATCTCGCCCTGATTTCAAGGTTCTGCCCTTCAGAAAGGGCAGGCCTTTGGCTGGATCAACCTGCTCGGATGGGGTTTCCGGACCGAATTGGCATCTGGGTTGGTTGAGTTTGGGCGATTGCAAGGCCTTCTTGGGTAATTCTGGGGTTGAGTTTGGTGCAGAATCGTTGGTTTATTTGGGTTCAATGGAAATGGAGGAGGAAGGTGTGGCTTATTGGGCGGTTGATGTGTCTGAGGCCGATAGTTTGGTGAATGATTTGGGCAGTAGGCAGCTGTGCTTTGTTGAGCTGAGGACTTTGATGGTGGCCACTGATTGGAGTGATGCCCGGGCTATGGGTGAACTCGCTGTTGCCGGTCAT GCCAGGGCATTGCTAGAATGGCACAACATATCACGGTTTTGTGGACATTGTGGAGAAAAAACGGTGCCCATGGAAGCTGGGAGACGAAAGGAATGCTCCAACCAGTTATGCAAAAAGAGGATTTACCCTCGAGTGGATCCA GTTGTGATTATGTTGGTAATTGATAGAGAAAATGACCGTGCACTTTTAAGTAGACAGTCAAGATTTGTGCCACGTATGTGGagctgccttgctggttttaTTGAG CCTGGAGAAAGCTTAGAAGAGGCAGTAAGAAGAGAAACATGGGAGGAGACTGGCATTGAAGTTGGAGAAGTTGTCTATCACAGTTCGCAGCCGTGGCCTG TTGGACCCAATAGCATGCCATGCCAACTTATGGTGGGGTTCTTTGCATATGCTAAATCACTTGAAATTAATGTGGACAAGGAAGAGTTGGAAG ATGCCAAGTGGCACAGTAGGGAAGATGTGAAGAAAGCATTGACTTTTGCCGAGTACAAGAAGGCACAGAGAACATCAGCAGACAAGATAGATCAGATGTGCAAAGGAGTGGGAAAAGGACAGAACTTAGCTGCTGACTTCAATGTGGAAAGTGGCGAACTTGCTCCAATGTTTATACCCGGGCCCTTTGCAATAGCTCATCATCTCATCTCTTCGTGGGTCTATCAGGGTGAATTAGATGGGGTTGAAGCCCAAGTTAGACAACCCAATGGTTCTCTGTCAAATTTATAG